CCGGCCGCAGATCGCTGTTCAGCTGGTGCTCGACCAGGTGCTTGACCAGCGTGCCGCCGTGGCCGTGGACGATCGACTTGGGGGCCCCCGTGGTGCCGGAGGAGTACATGATGAACAGCGGATGGTCGAAGGGCACCTGCTGGAACGTCGGCTCTGCGGGGGTCCCGGTCAACAACGCCGCATAGGCGTGGACCGCCAGCGACCAGGAGGTTGAATCGAATGCCGCCACCCCGGACCCGACGAAGTCCACGACGATGAGGTGATCCAGGGTCGGGAGCGCGCGGACGATCCCGTCGACCTTGTCGGCCAGGTCGTGAACCCGGCCGTTGTAGCGGTACCCGTCGGCGACGAGCAGCACGGTGGGCTCGACCTGACCGAACCGGTCGACCACTCCAGCGGCGCCGAAGTCCGGAGAGGTGGACGACCAGGTCGCCCCCAAGCCGGTTGCGGCCAACATGACCACGAGCGTCTCGACGGTGTTGGGCATGAACGCGCACACGCGGTCACCAGCCTGGACGCCCATCCCGGAGAGGGCCTGCTGCAGCGCGCCGACCTGGGCTCGTACCTGGCCGCGCGTCAGCCGTCGAGGGTGTTGCCCCTCGCCGGTCGAGATGACGGCCACCTCGTCGGCTGGACCTGCAAGGAGGTTCTCGGCGTAGTTCAGCCGCGCGTCCGGGAAGAAGCGCCTCCCGGGCATGCCCGTCCCGCTGCTGATCCGCTCACCCCTGTGGCCGACGACGCCCAACTCGTCCCAGACGAGAGACCAGAAGCCGTCGATGTCGGCGACCGACCACGCGTGCAACTCGGCGTAGCTCGTCGGCGCACCGGGTGCGGCAGCCATGAAGGCCGCGAGGTTGGTCCGTTGGGCGGCGGTCGGGTCGGGCTCCCAGAGCACGGGGTTGGATGCCATGGCCGAACCCTAGAGGTCGACCACCCTCGTGGTCGACGCGATGGCGAGGCGGTCGGGCGGCTACGACCCCGACCGCATCACCTCGATTCGGACGGTTGCGACACCGTCGTCCTTCATCCGCAGTTCGTCCGCAGCAGCTGAGGAGACGTCCAGGACGCGATCGCCGGAGAAGGGCCCCCGGTCGTTGATCCGGAGGTTCACGACCTCCCCGTTGTCCAGGTTGGTGACCCGGATGAGGCTGTTGAACGGGAGCGTGCGATGTGCTGCGGTGAACTCGGCGGGGTCGAACGTCTCGCCGTTGGCCGTCGGCCGTCCCTCGAAGCCTGGTCCGTACCACGAGGCCACGCCGTGGATCACCTCCACGGGGGAACCGTCCCCGACGTCCGGCTGTGTCGGACCAGGCGGGCTGATCGGGTCCGGGGCGGGGGCGGAGGAGGGGGCCGGCTCCGGCTCCTCCGGCGGGCCAAGCGGCTCTGGGGGAGCGGAGAGCGGCCCGGGCTCGTTCTGCAGGGCCGAGTCGAGTTGGGCGACCACGAAGTCATCGGCAGCGACCGGCCCGCCGACGACCACACCGGAGCTGAGCACGTGGGCGTTGCTGCGCAGGAACGTCTCGCTCGTCGCCGGCAGCTGGTCGGTCGGGGGGACCAGCAGCAGCGGGGCGCCCAGGCTTGCGGCCAGCGATCCGGCCGACAGCGCATCGGGGAAGGCGCGGCCGGAGGCGAACACCGCAGGACGGGGACTGCCGTCGAACCGTCGCAGCGACTCCGCAGCCAGTGCCACCGACGTGTCGTACCGACTGCTCTCGACGATCCGCCGTGTCTGATACCCGAGCCCTCGCAGCTGGTCCTCCACCTGATCTGAGATCGTCTGGGCATTGCCGAGGATGATGACCTCGGATGCGCTGAGCTGGGCCAGGGCACCGACGGTTGCCGACGGTAGGGCGTCCGGCTGGGTGAGCAGGGTCGGGATCCGGTCAGGAGTGGCCGCGAGGGACCCGGAGGCAACGGCATCCGGCCACGCACGGTCGGGGTTTGGGTGTTCACCGAGCGCGAGCACCACCTCACCCGTCCGCGAGGGCCCGGCGGCGACGGCGATGGCCTGAGCGGTCTCGAAGCGACTCGCGCCGGCCAGTCTGTTGATGTCGTAGCCGAGCGTTCGCAGACGCTGCTCGACCGCGTCGGAGACGGCGTTCACGCCCCCGAGGATCCACACCCGATCAGCCTGGAGTCGTGCCAGTTCGGCCTCGACGGCGACCGGGAGGCTGTCGGTGGCGGTCAGCAGCAGAGGAGCGTGCAGCGCGTGCGTGAGCGCGCTGGCGGCCAACGCGTCGGGGAAGCTGAACGCGGTCGCCAGGACCACGTCGGAGGCTTGGGACCGGAACTGCTGGGACGCCTCGACGGCGGTCTGGATGCGATCGTTTCCGGCGGCACGGCTGACGACGGAGTCTGCTGAGGCCAGGGTTGGGCTCAGCGACACGACGAGTACGGCTACCAGGAGTGATGTGGCAGCGCGTTTGAGGGAGAGGGGCATGGAGCGGGGAGGGTGGAGGTCAGGACACCGCTGATCAGCGGGGCAGACTGTCTGGTGTGCGACCGTCTGCGGTGTGTCGAGCCTGGTCAGAGGGGGAATGGCCAGAAGATCGACGTCACCACGTTGCTAGGCAATCTGCCCAGAAGGACGTCTCAGTACAACGGACTGCCGATGTCCAGACGGACACCTATCCGATTTGACTAGTTACGCTCCGGCGCTTGCCTTGACGGCGAGGACTGGACAATCGGCGCCCAGAAGCACATCTTGAGCGTTGGACCCCAGTACGAACTTGCCGACGGGGGACCGACGTCGAACGCCGATGACGATCAGATCGATGTCCTGCTCGCGCGCGTAGGCCACCAGGTCCTTGCCCGGATCGGCTCCTCGGACCAGTGCGTGCACCTCCGACGACACGCCCTCGGTCGCCAGGTCCGAGCTGATCGCTTCCAGCTGCTCCTCGTACCCAGCGATCTGGTCCTCGTCCCGTCCCTCGCCATGGAAGGAGTGAACCAGGAACAGCGTCGCGTCACGCAGCTTGGCCTCAGCCGTTGCGGCGGCCACGGCCGCATGCCCCTCGGGTGTGTCGACGTAGCCGACGAGGATCTTCACAGGGTGCTCCTTGCAGTCGAGATGGGACCATCGAGACGGGCGTCAGCATACGTCGGTCAGGGGCAGCCCGGTGTGCAAGACTGCGGTAGACGCGTTCGATGCCGATGTCGGCGCGCCCCACGCAACAAGACCGCAGGCAACAAGGATGGTTGGATGCACAAGGACTTCACCCTCATTCCGGACGATCACCCTGGTGCGCTCGCCCGCCTCGGTGAGGCGTGCGGGAAGGCCGAGATCAACATCGAGGGGATCAGTGCCTTCACCGGGGGTGGCAAGGGGGTGGTCCACGTCTTGGTCCCCGATGCCGAGCACGCGCTCGAGGTCCTGACCGAGGCGGGGTTGGACGTCCGGGCCGCACGCGACGTGGTGGTCACCGACATCCCTGACCGCCCGGGTGCGATGGGCGAGGTCTGCCGTCAGGTGGCGGATGCCGGCATCAACATCGAGCAGGCGTATCTGGCCACCGGCGGGCGGATGGTGCTGGTGGTCGATGACGTCGAGCAGGCCCGGGCCTTGCTCGGACGCTGAGTAGCGCCGGGGCGGCACGAGCTCGCGTGGCGCGGTCGATCAGCTGAGCGGAGGCGGGAGAGCGATGCACGACGCACTGACGGATCTCGAGGACCACCTGGCCACACGTGTCAGCCCTGAGCGGCTGGACAACGCCACCGCGCTGGCCTGGTCGACCTATCGCCGCCTGGCAGACGACGAACTGGCCACGCTCGACCTCGATGCCGCCGCGGTCACGGTCGATCGTGCCCTGCAGCTGTTCGAGACCGGTCGTCCGGGAACGCCGACGATCCTGATCGAGGACTCGGGCGACTCGAGCATCCTGCTGGTCCACATCGCCGACGGGCCCTTCATGATGTCGACGATCCTCGAGGAGCTCCATCGTCTGGACCTCGAGCCCGTCGACCTGGCCCACCCCGCGGTCGGGGTTCGCCGCGACGCCGATGGTCGACTCGTGGAGATCACCGCCGCTCG
The sequence above is a segment of the Euzebya tangerina genome. Coding sequences within it:
- a CDS encoding septal ring lytic transglycosylase RlpA family protein, yielding MPLSLKRAATSLLVAVLVVSLSPTLASADSVVSRAAGNDRIQTAVEASQQFRSQASDVVLATAFSFPDALAASALTHALHAPLLLTATDSLPVAVEAELARLQADRVWILGGVNAVSDAVEQRLRTLGYDINRLAGASRFETAQAIAVAAGPSRTGEVVLALGEHPNPDRAWPDAVASGSLAATPDRIPTLLTQPDALPSATVGALAQLSASEVIILGNAQTISDQVEDQLRGLGYQTRRIVESSRYDTSVALAAESLRRFDGSPRPAVFASGRAFPDALSAGSLAASLGAPLLLVPPTDQLPATSETFLRSNAHVLSSGVVVGGPVAADDFVVAQLDSALQNEPGPLSAPPEPLGPPEEPEPAPSSAPAPDPISPPGPTQPDVGDGSPVEVIHGVASWYGPGFEGRPTANGETFDPAEFTAAHRTLPFNSLIRVTNLDNGEVVNLRINDRGPFSGDRVLDVSSAAADELRMKDDGVATVRIEVMRSGS
- a CDS encoding universal stress protein, with translation MKILVGYVDTPEGHAAVAAATAEAKLRDATLFLVHSFHGEGRDEDQIAGYEEQLEAISSDLATEGVSSEVHALVRGADPGKDLVAYAREQDIDLIVIGVRRRSPVGKFVLGSNAQDVLLGADCPVLAVKASAGA
- a CDS encoding ACT domain-containing protein; its protein translation is MHKDFTLIPDDHPGALARLGEACGKAEINIEGISAFTGGGKGVVHVLVPDAEHALEVLTEAGLDVRAARDVVVTDIPDRPGAMGEVCRQVADAGINIEQAYLATGGRMVLVVDDVEQARALLGR